The proteins below are encoded in one region of Apium graveolens cultivar Ventura chromosome 4, ASM990537v1, whole genome shotgun sequence:
- the LOC141718812 gene encoding uncharacterized protein LOC141718812 produces the protein MKKYSEDDIVIPSQLCDTSIENTVDNMMNSTYPKFQHICQDPKYLSERAILQPTNQKVAHLNSLIFEKLPGESVSYFSVDSAEDFGGTEADLNSAFPIKYLNSINIPGIPTHELSLKVGAVVMLIRNLNQTLRLCNGTRMIVMKCLRFCVECEMIYGSFVGTRHFIPRRE, from the coding sequence ATGAAAAAATATAGCGAGGATGACATAGTGATTCCATCTCAATTATGTGATACAAGTATTGAGAACACTGTTGATAATATGATGAATTCTACCTATCCTAAATTTCAACATATATGCCAAGATCCAAAATACCTCAGCGAGAGAGCTATTCTACAACCAACCAACCAGAAAGTTGCACATTTAAATtctttgatttttgaaaaacttCCTGGTGAATCAGTTTCTTATTTTAGTGTCGATTCCGCTGAAGATTTCGGTGGTACAGAAGCAGATTTGAATTCAGCCTTTCCTATAAAATATCTTAATTCTATCAACATTCCCGGTATACCTACACATGAATTAAGTTTGAAAGTTGGGGCGGTTGTTATGCTTATCAGGAATCTAAACCAAACTCTCCGACTGTGCAATGGAACAAGGATGATTGTTATGAAATGTTTGAGATTTTGCGTTGAATGTGAAATGATTTATGGATCATTTGTTGGAACGCGTCATTTTATTCCACGAAGAGAGTAA